The following are encoded in a window of Prochlorococcus marinus CUG1417 genomic DNA:
- a CDS encoding TVP38/TMEM64 family protein, producing the protein MNKIQKLLSIVFFIAIFVVLIYLIQNYGIEPLRNKIESMGIWAPFGIFILRGVSIILPALPSSAYSLLAGSLLGFQKGYMTIIFSDIVFCQAAFFIARNYGRVPVRNLVGQKAMKKIESFNQNQLEENFFLMTGLLMTGLFDFLSYAIGIGGTRWKIFTPALIISLLISDSILVAVGAGVSQGAGLFLGIALLGMFALATISGLAKNKMPR; encoded by the coding sequence ATGAATAAAATACAAAAACTTCTCTCAATAGTTTTTTTTATAGCAATATTCGTCGTATTGATTTACTTAATCCAAAATTATGGGATTGAACCTCTTAGAAACAAAATAGAAAGTATGGGAATTTGGGCACCTTTTGGAATATTCATACTTAGAGGAGTAAGTATTATTTTGCCCGCTCTTCCAAGTTCAGCTTATTCTCTGCTAGCTGGTTCATTACTAGGATTTCAAAAAGGTTACATGACAATAATCTTTTCTGATATTGTTTTTTGCCAAGCTGCTTTCTTTATTGCAAGAAATTATGGTCGGGTTCCTGTACGTAATTTAGTCGGCCAGAAAGCAATGAAAAAGATTGAAAGTTTTAATCAAAACCAGCTAGAAGAAAATTTCTTTCTTATGACAGGTCTTCTCATGACTGGCCTTTTTGATTTTCTAAGCTACGCAATTGGTATTGGTGGAACTCGCTGGAAAATATTTACTCCTGCATTAATAATAAGTCTTCTAATCAGTGACTCTATACTTGTCGCAGTAGGAGCTGGAGTTAGTCAGGGAGCAGGATTATTTCTTGGGATTGCTCTATTAGGAATGTTTGCTTTAGCGACTATTTCAGGATTGGCAAAAAATAAAATGCCTAGGTAA
- the nrdR gene encoding transcriptional regulator NrdR: MQCPTCQNTDSRVLESRSADSGKSVRRRRECLNCSFRFTTYERVESMPVSVIKKDGSRELFDKQKLFTGISRACEKTNFSSEAIINFVDGIESQIVQDSNKDIKSSHIGELILKNLRKENEVAYIRYASVYRKFNGVKDFISTLESLKGSSKNQLASIS, from the coding sequence ATGCAGTGCCCAACCTGTCAAAATACAGATAGCAGAGTTTTGGAATCAAGATCTGCTGATAGTGGTAAAAGTGTTCGAAGAAGAAGAGAGTGCTTAAATTGCAGCTTTAGATTTACAACTTATGAAAGAGTTGAATCAATGCCAGTTTCAGTTATAAAAAAAGACGGTAGCAGAGAATTATTTGATAAACAAAAACTATTTACCGGTATATCAAGAGCTTGCGAAAAGACTAATTTCAGTAGTGAAGCAATTATTAATTTCGTAGATGGAATTGAATCACAAATCGTTCAAGACTCTAATAAAGATATTAAGTCTTCACATATCGGAGAGTTAATACTTAAAAATCTTAGGAAAGAAAACGAAGTTGCATATATAAGATACGCCTCAGTTTACAGGAAATTTAATGGGGTAAAAGATTTTATTTCTACTCTTGAATCTCTAAAAGGAAGTTCTAAAAACCAATTAGCTTCAATTTCATAA
- a CDS encoding FGGY-family carbohydrate kinase gives MPDNFYGGLDFGTSGARISIINFHKELIYSNSVPYLCSFKNPNSWINSCEKLLECLPIEVKSNLQKLAISGTSGTLTASNLRGEPIGEAISYDQACNEHKILLESLTSGENHLRTPYSSLAKALKLIDKYGTNILLRHQSDWITGWFLKDWTYGEEGNNLKLGWDLKKESWPKSYLNTSWGKCLPQIIKSGKIIGQVNFDLAERFNLNKKLILISGTTDSNASVIAAGLGKEDGLTVLGTTIVVKKIIDNPIKKQGITNHRVNGNWICGGASNAGCGILSQFFSDLEIKELSRQINPSKNTSLNLLPLNSKGERFPVNDSNLQPILGPRPVSDSLYLHALFEGLAKIELKGWEKLGELTGSLPKKIITIGGGSKNPQWRKIREKIINIPIVSCKKTTSFGTAVLAMNSK, from the coding sequence ATGCCTGATAATTTTTATGGGGGATTAGATTTTGGAACTAGTGGCGCAAGAATATCTATAATAAATTTTCATAAAGAATTGATATATTCAAATTCAGTTCCTTATTTATGTAGCTTTAAAAATCCAAATTCTTGGATCAATTCTTGTGAAAAACTCTTAGAATGTTTACCTATTGAGGTTAAAAGTAACCTTCAAAAATTGGCTATATCTGGCACATCAGGAACTTTAACAGCATCGAATTTACGAGGAGAGCCAATAGGAGAAGCAATATCTTATGACCAAGCATGTAATGAACATAAGATCCTTCTTGAATCATTAACTTCTGGAGAAAATCATCTGCGAACTCCATACAGTAGTCTTGCTAAAGCATTAAAGCTAATAGATAAATATGGGACAAATATACTTTTACGACATCAATCTGATTGGATCACTGGTTGGTTTTTAAAAGATTGGACTTATGGAGAAGAAGGTAATAATCTAAAACTTGGTTGGGATCTAAAAAAAGAATCATGGCCAAAAAGCTATCTCAATACTTCATGGGGAAAATGCCTGCCTCAAATAATAAAAAGTGGGAAAATTATTGGACAAGTGAATTTTGATTTAGCAGAGAGATTTAACCTTAATAAGAAATTAATATTAATCTCAGGCACTACTGACTCTAATGCAAGTGTAATAGCTGCAGGTTTAGGAAAAGAAGATGGTCTCACAGTTTTAGGAACAACTATTGTAGTTAAGAAAATTATTGATAATCCTATAAAAAAACAAGGAATTACAAACCATAGAGTAAATGGCAATTGGATATGTGGAGGAGCATCAAACGCAGGCTGTGGTATATTATCTCAGTTTTTCTCTGATTTAGAAATAAAAGAGCTCAGTCGACAAATAAATCCATCAAAAAACACTTCTTTAAATCTTTTGCCTCTTAATAGTAAAGGAGAAAGATTTCCTGTTAATGATTCTAATTTACAGCCGATACTTGGTCCAAGGCCAGTAAGCGACTCACTTTATTTACATGCATTATTCGAGGGTCTAGCTAAGATCGAATTGAAAGGATGGGAAAAGCTAGGCGAACTAACAGGTTCACTTCCAAAAAAAATTATTACTATTGGTGGAGGTTCAAAAAACCCTCAGTGGAGAAAAATAAGAGAAAAGATTATCAATATACCAATAGTTTCATGTAAAAAAACTACTTCATTTGGTACAGCCGTGTTAGCGATGAACTCAAAATAA
- a CDS encoding photosystem II reaction center protein T, whose product MEAFAYVLILTLAVVTLFFAVAFRDPPKFDRK is encoded by the coding sequence ATGGAAGCTTTCGCTTACGTTCTTATTCTCACTCTCGCAGTTGTTACATTATTCTTTGCTGTCGCCTTTAGAGATCCACCTAAATTTGATAGAAAATGA
- a CDS encoding 2Fe-2S iron-sulfur cluster-binding protein: MATIRFIREDLEVQCNPGENLRELVMKENLQLYGLKGILGNCGGAGQCSTCFISVEGGNKNSLSPLTSVEEEKLKNRPENWRLACQTLIKSSSVILTKPQSPPSNLEELKKISENKKLPR, from the coding sequence ATGGCAACTATTAGATTTATCCGTGAGGATTTAGAAGTTCAATGCAACCCTGGTGAAAATTTAAGGGAACTTGTAATGAAAGAGAATTTACAGCTTTATGGATTAAAAGGTATTTTAGGAAATTGCGGAGGGGCAGGACAATGCAGTACTTGTTTTATTTCAGTTGAAGGTGGAAACAAAAATTCTTTGAGCCCTCTTACATCTGTTGAAGAAGAAAAACTCAAAAATAGGCCAGAAAATTGGCGACTTGCATGCCAAACTTTGATAAAATCTTCTTCAGTAATTTTAACAAAACCACAATCACCTCCCTCAAATTTGGAAGAACTAAAAAAAATTAGTGAAAATAAAAAATTACCTCGCTAA
- a CDS encoding R-phycoerythrin subunit beta, protein MSVSKNNQLLSADKKLNDLSNIKEFINTANSRLDAITSITNNSHAIAADAVTAMICENHDSLNSKISLNTTNKMSVCLRDGEIILRIVAYLLISNDESVLEKSCLMDLKNTYLALGVPLRNARRVFELMRDATISDLNSTVNNMRGNKSFLPKLISETEFQFERIINLLN, encoded by the coding sequence ATGTCAGTTTCAAAGAATAATCAACTATTGTCAGCCGATAAAAAATTAAATGATTTAAGCAATATAAAAGAATTTATTAATACTGCAAACTCAAGATTAGATGCAATAACCTCAATAACCAATAATTCACATGCAATCGCAGCAGACGCTGTAACAGCAATGATTTGCGAAAATCACGATTCACTTAATTCAAAAATTTCTTTAAATACAACTAACAAGATGTCCGTTTGTTTAAGAGATGGAGAAATAATCCTAAGGATTGTTGCTTATCTTTTAATTTCTAATGACGAATCAGTTTTAGAAAAAAGTTGTTTGATGGATCTTAAAAATACTTATCTTGCTCTTGGGGTACCTTTAAGAAATGCAAGAAGGGTTTTTGAATTAATGCGAGATGCAACTATCTCTGATTTGAATTCAACAGTTAATAATATGCGTGGAAACAAAAGCTTTCTTCCTAAATTAATATCTGAAACAGAGTTTCAATTTGAAAGGATAATTAATCTTTTAAACTAG
- a CDS encoding phycobiliprotein lyase, with protein sequence MTKNLKIINQFIDKSIGEWKSIRSTHTLAFQEFENSTSKIHIKHINKKNKKVVNIFKNYKFSLNLESIAISINWQAISDWDNNDIREGDETILIFLPEDEKSGIVLRNKGYTESFISSSNYFVDEQNNLHIKTIYKSTVSEERISFLSTHVRSRFSTIRNLENNSVIQTSHTSEIRNLASLKD encoded by the coding sequence TTGACGAAGAATCTAAAAATAATTAATCAATTCATTGATAAAAGTATAGGAGAGTGGAAATCTATTAGAAGTACACACACTTTAGCTTTTCAGGAATTTGAAAACTCAACTAGTAAAATACATATAAAACATATCAACAAAAAAAATAAAAAAGTCGTTAATATTTTTAAAAATTATAAATTCAGTTTAAACCTAGAGAGCATAGCTATTTCTATAAACTGGCAAGCTATTAGTGATTGGGACAATAATGATATCCGTGAGGGAGATGAAACTATTCTGATTTTTTTACCCGAAGATGAAAAATCAGGAATTGTTTTAAGAAATAAAGGTTATACAGAATCCTTTATTTCATCATCCAATTATTTTGTTGATGAACAAAATAATTTACACATTAAAACTATTTATAAATCAACAGTTTCCGAAGAAAGAATTTCTTTTTTATCCACTCATGTAAGATCCAGATTTTCTACCATTAGAAATCTTGAAAATAACTCAGTTATACAGACGTCCCATACTTCAGAGATAAGGAATTTAGCTAGTTTAAAAGATTAA
- a CDS encoding UvrD-helicase domain-containing protein gives MPQTNNFLFKSLNNQQLQAVKHVYGPLLVVAGAGSGKTKALTHRIANLIEGNSIDPYNILAVTFTNKAAKEMKARLEVLLAQELAFNQFGQPWTTLKEIDQNQLRTNVHQERLQNLWIGTFHSLFSRLLRYDIEKYTDPEGLKWTRQFSIYDETDSQTLVKEIISQDMNLDPKRYDPKKIKRLISNAKNQCLTSNDLLEKADNNFDKTVAEAYKRYRISLSKNNSLDFDDLLLLPVFLLRQNDIVRDYWHKRFKHILVDEYQDTNRTQYELIKLITAGNTEPKKFFNWEDRSIFVVGDADQSIYSFRAADFRILIGFQEDFKTSINDDTKSSLIKLEENYRSSSNILDAANSLIENNSERIDKVLKATKEKGELLTLLSCDDEISEAEAITNKIKSLNNYNQNPIWKNFAILYRTRAQSRVLEESLVRWRIPYTIFGGLRFYDRREIKDAIAYLKVLVNSSDNVSLLRIINVPRRGIGKTTIQKLSELSNRLNIPLWEVLNDKQSLEETIGRSSKGINKFTEIMNDLLCYLENSGPAQLLQLILEKSGYLSDLLSSGTEESEDRRNNLQELINAATQYEEETESGDVEGFLSTAALTTDNDTKKNNPNSVTLMTLHNSKGLEFQNVFITGLEQGLFPSHRSIDTPSLLEEERRLCYVGITRAKERVFLSHARERRLWGGMREATIPSIFLSEIPEDLMDGELPQTGGASIRRDWHLERLTRVDRKNPNEFVNKPINAVRKLYSGPRKGKSWIVGDKLIHSKFGKGEIIHIFGSGEKISLAVKFGDKGSKILDPRLAPIRYVS, from the coding sequence GTGCCTCAAACCAACAATTTCCTTTTTAAGTCCCTAAACAATCAACAACTTCAAGCAGTAAAACATGTTTACGGACCACTATTAGTTGTAGCTGGTGCAGGTAGCGGAAAAACTAAGGCTCTTACTCACAGAATTGCAAACCTTATTGAGGGTAACTCTATAGATCCCTATAACATTCTCGCAGTCACTTTTACTAACAAAGCTGCCAAAGAAATGAAAGCAAGATTAGAGGTTCTTCTAGCCCAAGAATTAGCTTTTAATCAATTTGGTCAGCCTTGGACAACTCTCAAAGAAATTGATCAAAATCAATTAAGAACAAACGTTCACCAAGAGAGGCTTCAGAACCTTTGGATCGGTACTTTCCATTCTTTATTTTCAAGACTTCTGAGATACGATATTGAAAAATACACTGATCCAGAAGGCCTAAAATGGACAAGACAATTTTCAATTTATGATGAAACAGATTCTCAAACATTAGTAAAAGAAATTATCAGTCAAGATATGAATCTTGACCCAAAAAGATATGATCCCAAAAAGATTAAAAGATTAATAAGTAATGCTAAAAATCAATGCTTAACTTCTAATGATCTTTTAGAAAAAGCAGATAATAATTTTGATAAAACAGTTGCAGAAGCCTACAAGAGATATAGGATTTCGCTCTCAAAAAATAATTCTTTAGACTTTGATGATCTTCTACTTTTACCTGTGTTCTTGTTGAGGCAAAATGATATAGTCAGAGACTACTGGCACAAAAGATTTAAACATATTTTAGTTGACGAATATCAAGATACAAATAGAACACAATATGAACTTATAAAATTAATTACGGCTGGAAATACTGAACCAAAAAAATTCTTCAATTGGGAAGATCGGTCAATTTTTGTAGTTGGGGATGCTGATCAAAGTATTTATAGTTTCAGAGCGGCTGACTTCAGAATTTTAATTGGTTTTCAAGAAGATTTTAAAACTTCAATCAATGACGATACAAAATCATCTTTAATTAAATTAGAAGAAAATTATAGGTCATCTTCCAATATCCTTGATGCTGCAAACTCACTAATTGAAAATAATTCTGAAAGAATTGACAAAGTTTTAAAGGCTACCAAAGAAAAAGGGGAACTTTTAACATTACTCAGCTGTGATGATGAAATTTCCGAGGCAGAAGCAATTACCAATAAAATAAAATCACTCAATAACTATAATCAAAACCCAATTTGGAAAAATTTTGCAATTTTATATCGAACCAGAGCTCAGTCGAGAGTATTAGAAGAATCTCTTGTAAGGTGGCGCATTCCTTATACAATTTTTGGAGGATTACGTTTTTATGATAGAAGAGAGATTAAAGATGCAATAGCATATTTGAAAGTTCTGGTTAATTCTTCAGATAACGTTAGTCTTTTACGAATCATAAATGTTCCTAGAAGAGGGATTGGTAAGACTACTATTCAAAAACTTAGTGAACTATCTAATAGGTTAAATATCCCATTATGGGAGGTTCTTAATGATAAGCAAAGTCTTGAAGAAACAATAGGCCGATCATCAAAAGGAATTAATAAATTTACTGAAATTATGAATGATCTACTGTGTTACCTAGAAAATTCAGGTCCCGCTCAACTATTACAACTTATATTAGAAAAAAGTGGTTATTTAAGTGACTTGCTCTCTAGTGGGACTGAAGAATCTGAAGATAGAAGAAATAACTTACAAGAACTAATTAATGCAGCCACTCAATATGAAGAAGAAACAGAAAGTGGAGATGTAGAGGGATTTCTTTCTACAGCAGCCTTAACAACTGATAATGATACAAAGAAAAATAACCCTAACTCTGTAACTCTCATGACTCTGCATAATAGTAAAGGTTTAGAATTTCAAAATGTTTTTATCACTGGACTAGAACAAGGTCTCTTCCCGAGCCATAGATCAATAGATACTCCCTCACTTCTGGAAGAGGAAAGAAGATTATGCTACGTAGGTATTACTAGAGCTAAAGAAAGAGTTTTCTTGAGTCATGCCAGAGAAAGAAGATTATGGGGTGGAATGCGAGAAGCAACAATTCCTTCAATATTTCTTTCGGAAATACCTGAAGATTTAATGGATGGCGAATTACCACAAACTGGTGGTGCTTCAATTAGAAGAGATTGGCATCTTGAGCGTTTAACAAGAGTTGATAGAAAAAATCCAAATGAATTCGTTAACAAACCAATAAATGCAGTAAGGAAATTATATTCAGGACCTCGTAAAGGGAAAAGCTGGATAGTTGGAGATAAGCTAATTCACTCAAAATTTGGGAAAGGTGAAATCATACATATTTTTGGGAGTGGGGAAAAAATATCTTTAGCAGTAAAATTTGGTGATAAAGGAAGTAAAATTTTAGATCCCAGATTAGCTCCAATTCGTTATGTAAGTTAA
- the psbM gene encoding photosystem II reaction center protein PsbM produces METTNFGFVASLLFVGVPTIFLIGLFISTQDGEKSSFYSDSSKGKLGPKR; encoded by the coding sequence ATGGAAACAACTAATTTTGGATTCGTAGCTAGTCTTTTGTTTGTAGGAGTTCCAACAATATTCCTAATAGGTTTATTTATTTCTACTCAAGATGGCGAAAAATCAAGCTTCTACTCTGACTCTAGTAAAGGTAAGCTTGGGCCAAAACGCTAA
- a CDS encoding 30S ribosomal protein S1 produces MNENSSQTIKELSEDQEIKNSSELDNNSASQNEEDLSFEKSDIPSADSSSSRTNTDFDNAGFTQEEFASLLGKYDYNFKPGDLVKGTVFALEPKGAMIDIGAKTAAFMPVQEVSINRVEGLNDVLQPSESREFFIMSEENEDGQLALSIRRIEYQRAWERVRQLQKEDATIYSEVFATNRGGALVRVEGLRGFIPGSHISARKIKDDLEGEYLPLKFLEVDEERNRLVLSHRRALVEKKMNRLEVGEVVVGSVKGIKPYGAFIDIGGVSGLLHISEISHEHIETPHNILNVNDQMKVMIIDLDSERGRISLSTKALEPEPGDMLSDPQKVFSKAEEMAAKYKQMLFEQTDDNEEMSTDSAETE; encoded by the coding sequence ATGAACGAAAATTCTTCCCAAACCATTAAAGAACTTTCTGAGGATCAAGAAATTAAAAATTCTTCTGAGTTAGATAATAATTCAGCATCCCAAAATGAGGAAGATTTATCATTCGAGAAGAGCGATATCCCTTCAGCAGATTCTTCCTCTAGCAGAACAAATACAGATTTTGACAATGCAGGATTTACTCAAGAAGAATTTGCATCACTTTTAGGTAAGTATGACTATAACTTTAAGCCTGGCGATCTAGTAAAAGGTACCGTTTTTGCTCTAGAGCCCAAAGGAGCCATGATAGATATAGGGGCTAAAACAGCTGCTTTTATGCCTGTTCAGGAAGTTTCAATAAATAGAGTTGAAGGACTTAATGATGTCTTACAACCTTCAGAAAGTAGAGAATTCTTCATAATGAGCGAAGAAAATGAAGATGGCCAATTAGCTCTCTCCATTAGAAGAATTGAATATCAAAGAGCATGGGAAAGGGTTAGACAACTCCAGAAAGAAGATGCAACTATATATTCTGAAGTTTTTGCAACAAACCGAGGCGGAGCTCTTGTTAGGGTAGAAGGCTTAAGAGGTTTTATCCCAGGTTCTCATATAAGCGCTCGAAAAATTAAAGATGACTTAGAGGGTGAATATTTACCTTTAAAATTTCTTGAAGTTGACGAAGAGAGAAATAGATTAGTACTAAGTCATAGAAGAGCTTTAGTTGAGAAAAAAATGAACCGACTTGAGGTGGGGGAAGTTGTTGTTGGTTCTGTAAAAGGTATTAAACCCTATGGAGCCTTTATTGACATTGGTGGAGTTAGTGGTCTATTGCACATCTCTGAAATCAGTCATGAACATATTGAAACTCCTCATAATATTTTAAATGTGAATGACCAAATGAAAGTCATGATAATTGACCTTGATTCAGAAAGAGGACGAATTTCATTATCTACTAAAGCACTTGAACCCGAACCAGGCGATATGCTATCTGACCCTCAAAAAGTTTTTAGTAAGGCTGAAGAAATGGCTGCAAAATACAAACAAATGTTATTTGAGCAAACTGACGATAACGAAGAGATGTCAACAGATTCAGCTGAAACAGAATAA
- the metK gene encoding methionine adenosyltransferase — protein MSDFIFTSESVTEGHPDKICDQISDAVLDALLTEDPESRVACETVVNTGLCLLTGEITSKAKVDYIKLVRNVIKEIGYEGYRAGGFDANSCAVLVALDEQSPDISQGVNEADDDNDDLEDNTGAGDQGIMFGYACDETPELMPLPISLAHRLAIQLAKVRHEEVLNYLLPDGKTQVSIDYKKGLPVSINTILISTQHNPEIDGITNEEEIRQRIKEDLWTHVVIPATEDLEIKPNIHKTRFLVNPTGKFVVGGPQGDAGLTGRKIIVDTYGGYARHGGGAFSGKDPTKVDRSAAYAARYVAKSIVEAKLAKKAEVQLSYAIGVAKPISILVDTFDTGIISQANLTELIKKHFDLRPAAIIKEFNLRNLPKKMGGTFFRKTASYGHFGRRDLDLPWEKVEVKAAQLSEASKVFL, from the coding sequence ATGAGTGATTTCATTTTCACTTCTGAATCCGTAACTGAGGGTCATCCAGACAAAATATGTGATCAAATTAGTGACGCTGTTTTAGATGCTTTATTAACAGAAGATCCAGAAAGCAGAGTTGCATGCGAAACTGTTGTTAATACGGGTCTTTGTTTACTTACTGGAGAAATAACTTCAAAAGCAAAAGTCGATTACATCAAACTTGTAAGAAATGTAATTAAAGAAATTGGATATGAAGGCTATAGAGCTGGTGGTTTTGACGCAAACAGTTGTGCTGTTTTAGTAGCACTTGACGAGCAATCACCAGATATTTCACAAGGAGTTAACGAAGCAGATGATGATAACGATGATTTGGAAGATAATACCGGTGCTGGTGACCAAGGCATAATGTTCGGCTATGCATGCGATGAGACGCCTGAATTAATGCCCTTACCGATTAGCTTAGCTCATAGATTAGCCATTCAACTTGCCAAAGTGAGGCATGAAGAAGTCCTTAATTATCTACTCCCTGATGGTAAAACTCAAGTAAGTATTGATTATAAAAAAGGGTTGCCTGTTTCTATTAATACGATTTTAATTTCAACTCAACATAATCCTGAGATTGATGGAATAACAAATGAAGAAGAAATTCGTCAAAGAATAAAAGAAGATTTATGGACGCATGTTGTAATTCCTGCTACTGAAGATCTAGAAATCAAACCAAATATTCACAAAACAAGGTTTCTAGTAAACCCTACTGGAAAATTTGTAGTAGGAGGTCCGCAAGGAGATGCGGGGCTTACTGGTAGAAAAATTATTGTAGACACTTACGGAGGATACGCAAGACACGGAGGAGGGGCATTCTCGGGGAAAGATCCTACTAAAGTAGATAGATCAGCCGCTTATGCTGCACGTTATGTGGCTAAAAGTATAGTTGAGGCAAAATTAGCAAAAAAAGCAGAAGTACAATTAAGTTATGCAATTGGCGTAGCAAAACCAATTTCAATTCTCGTTGATACTTTTGATACTGGTATTATTTCACAAGCTAATTTAACTGAGCTTATTAAAAAACACTTTGATTTAAGACCTGCAGCAATAATAAAAGAATTTAACTTAAGAAATCTACCAAAAAAAATGGGTGGTACATTTTTCAGAAAGACTGCATCCTATGGACATTTTGGCAGAAGAGATCTAGATCTCCCTTGGGAAAAGGTAGAAGTAAAAGCAGCCCAATTATCTGAGGCTTCCAAAGTATTTTTATAA
- the psbB gene encoding photosystem II chlorophyll-binding protein CP47, whose product MGLPWYRVHTVVINDPGRLLAVHLMHTALLAGWAGSMALYELAIFDPSDAVLNPMWRQGMYVMPFMARLGITSSWNGWDITGATGVDPGFWSFEGVAAAHIVFSGLLMLASIWHWTYWDLDLWEDSRTGEPALDLPRIFGIHLLLAGLTCFGFGAFHCANVGIWVSDPYGLTGHVEPVAPSWGVEGFNPFNPGGIVANHIAAGLMGIIGGIFHITNRPGERLYRALKLGSLEGVLASALAAVLFVSFVVSGTMWYGSATTPVELFGPTRYQWDSGYFKTEINRRVQAAIDDGATKEEAYASIPEKLAFYDYVGNSPAKGGLFRVGALVNGDGLPTGWQGHIAFQDKEGNELEVRRIPNFFENFPVILEDKEGNVRADIPFRRAEAKYSFEQTGITATIYGGDLNGQTFTDPAVVKRLARKAQLGEAFKFDRETYKSDGVFRSSPRAWFTYAHLCFGLLFLFGHWWHASRTLYRNSFAGIDAEIGDQVEFGLFKKLGDETTRRIPGRV is encoded by the coding sequence ATGGGATTGCCTTGGTATCGAGTTCACACGGTAGTTATTAACGACCCAGGTCGACTACTCGCTGTGCATCTTATGCATACTGCATTATTAGCCGGCTGGGCCGGTTCTATGGCTCTTTATGAATTAGCCATTTTTGATCCTTCTGATGCTGTTCTCAATCCTATGTGGAGACAGGGAATGTACGTTATGCCTTTCATGGCAAGACTTGGTATCACAAGTAGTTGGAACGGATGGGATATTACGGGTGCTACAGGAGTTGATCCTGGATTCTGGAGTTTTGAAGGTGTTGCAGCAGCACACATAGTTTTTAGTGGACTATTGATGTTGGCTTCTATTTGGCACTGGACATACTGGGATTTAGATCTATGGGAAGATTCAAGAACTGGTGAACCTGCTCTTGATTTGCCAAGAATATTTGGAATTCACCTCCTTCTAGCTGGACTTACATGCTTTGGTTTTGGTGCTTTTCACTGCGCAAACGTTGGGATCTGGGTTTCTGATCCTTATGGTTTAACTGGCCATGTGGAGCCTGTAGCACCTTCTTGGGGAGTGGAAGGATTTAACCCCTTTAACCCTGGAGGAATTGTTGCTAATCATATTGCTGCTGGACTTATGGGGATTATTGGGGGTATTTTTCACATTACCAATAGACCTGGAGAAAGACTTTATAGAGCATTAAAACTTGGAAGTCTTGAAGGAGTTCTAGCTAGCGCTCTAGCTGCTGTTTTATTTGTTTCTTTTGTTGTTTCAGGAACAATGTGGTACGGTTCAGCAACAACCCCAGTCGAATTATTTGGTCCTACCAGGTACCAATGGGATTCCGGCTACTTCAAAACTGAAATCAATAGAAGGGTTCAAGCTGCTATCGACGATGGTGCCACTAAAGAAGAGGCATATGCATCAATTCCGGAGAAATTAGCCTTCTACGATTATGTTGGGAATAGCCCTGCAAAAGGTGGTCTATTCAGAGTTGGAGCTCTCGTTAATGGTGATGGTTTACCAACTGGGTGGCAAGGTCATATTGCTTTTCAAGATAAAGAAGGTAACGAGTTAGAAGTTAGAAGAATACCTAATTTCTTTGAAAACTTTCCTGTCATCCTTGAAGACAAAGAAGGTAATGTAAGAGCAGATATTCCATTTAGAAGAGCTGAAGCAAAGTATTCATTTGAACAGACTGGCATCACTGCAACTATCTATGGTGGAGATCTTAATGGTCAAACATTTACTGATCCTGCAGTAGTCAAAAGATTAGCTAGAAAGGCTCAACTTGGAGAAGCATTCAAGTTTGACAGAGAGACTTATAAATCCGACGGTGTATTCCGAAGCTCACCAAGAGCGTGGTTTACATATGCTCATTTATGTTTCGGCTTGCTATTCTTGTTTGGCCACTGGTGGCACGCTTCAAGAACTCTTTACAGAAATTCCTTTGCTGGTATTGATGCTGAGATTGGCGACCAAGTTGAATTTGGTTTATTCAAGAAGCTTGGTGATGAAACCACAAGAAGAATCCCAGGAAGGGTTTAA